The following are encoded together in the Streptomyces rapamycinicus NRRL 5491 genome:
- a CDS encoding hydroxyacid dehydrogenase: MSRLAVAMTPQRAADVISAEARRLMAERYEVSWADEPLTADVVARLAVGSDVLLTSWGTPPLDRAIWAGGDGPRVVAHAAGTVKKLIDREVLDQGVAVFSAAGRIAWSVGEYCLAAMLTLARRLPLFDTAIRAGGWKQSGFRGGELTGRRVGVLGASSTARALITLLRPFRCDVVVYDPYLDQEAAAALGVRTGTLEEALGCPFVSVHVPDLPDTRGLVSARLIERIPDHAVVVNSARGPAVDQGALLEQVLAGRLFAALDVFDPEPPRLGESVLSCPNLLLTPHIAGDTVDGHLALAGYVMADVADWLDKGVRGPSFVDPASWPIAA; the protein is encoded by the coding sequence TTGTCCAGACTCGCCGTCGCCATGACCCCCCAGCGTGCCGCCGATGTGATCAGCGCCGAGGCACGGCGGCTGATGGCGGAACGCTACGAGGTGAGCTGGGCCGATGAGCCGCTGACCGCGGACGTGGTGGCCCGGCTCGCCGTCGGCAGCGATGTGCTGCTGACCAGCTGGGGCACACCCCCTCTGGACCGGGCGATCTGGGCCGGTGGCGATGGCCCCCGGGTGGTGGCCCACGCCGCCGGGACGGTGAAGAAGCTCATCGACCGCGAGGTGCTCGACCAGGGCGTCGCGGTCTTCTCGGCCGCCGGGCGGATCGCCTGGTCCGTGGGGGAGTACTGCCTGGCGGCGATGCTCACCCTGGCCCGCAGGCTGCCGCTGTTCGACACCGCGATACGCGCCGGCGGCTGGAAGCAGAGCGGCTTCCGGGGCGGTGAACTCACCGGCCGGCGGGTGGGCGTCCTCGGTGCGAGCTCCACGGCCCGCGCCCTGATCACCCTGCTCAGGCCGTTCCGCTGCGATGTGGTGGTCTACGACCCGTATCTGGACCAGGAGGCGGCCGCCGCGCTGGGGGTGCGGACCGGCACGCTGGAGGAGGCCCTCGGCTGCCCGTTCGTCTCCGTCCATGTGCCCGATCTCCCCGACACCCGGGGTCTGGTGAGTGCCCGGCTCATCGAGCGGATCCCCGACCACGCCGTGGTCGTCAACTCCGCCCGGGGACCGGCCGTCGACCAGGGCGCGCTGCTTGAACAGGTTTTGGCGGGGCGGCTGTTCGCCGCGCTGGACGTCTTCGACCCCGAGCCGCCGCGGCTCGGCGAGTCCGTGCTGAGCTGCCCGAATCTGCTGCTCACCCCGCATATCGCCGGGGACACCGTGGACGGGCATCTGGCGCTGGCCGGATATGTGATGGCGGATGTGGCCGACTGGCTGGACAAGGGTGTCCGCGGTCCGAGCTTCGTGGACCCCGCCTCCTGGCCCATCGCCGCCTGA
- a CDS encoding enolase C-terminal domain-like protein: MSQQTVTSFSVYPVAGRDSMELNLSGAHGPYFTRNVVVLEDSEGRTGLGEVPGGEKITQTLRDAESLVVGARVGDYKRVLREIGQRFGDRDAGGRGTQTFDLRTTVHAVTAVESAMLDLLGQHLEVPVAALLGDGQQRDSVRVLGYLFYVGDPDRTDLEYVREPGADAEWYRIRHEEALTPEAIVRQAEATYDLYGFADFKLKGGVLEGNEEVKAVRALKERFPEARITLDPNGAWSLREAIELCRPLLGTLAYAEDPCGAEDGYSGREILAEFRRATGLPTATNMIATDWRQMTHALALQSVSIPLADPHFWTMQGSVRVAQLCHEMGLTWGCHSNNHFDISLAMVAHCGAAAPGAYNALDTHWIWQEGLERLTVEPPRIAGGEIAIPDAPGLGIRLDRDRLLAAHALYQEKALGARDDAVGMRYLIPGWTFDNKRPCLVR, encoded by the coding sequence ATGAGCCAGCAGACCGTCACCTCGTTCTCCGTCTACCCGGTCGCCGGCCGGGACAGCATGGAGCTGAACCTCTCCGGTGCCCACGGCCCCTACTTCACCCGCAACGTGGTGGTCCTCGAGGACTCCGAGGGCCGTACCGGACTGGGCGAGGTGCCCGGCGGTGAGAAGATCACCCAGACGCTGCGGGACGCCGAATCCCTCGTCGTCGGGGCGCGGGTGGGCGACTACAAGCGGGTGCTGCGCGAGATCGGGCAGCGGTTCGGCGACCGCGACGCCGGGGGCCGGGGCACCCAGACCTTCGATCTGCGCACCACCGTGCACGCCGTCACCGCCGTCGAATCGGCCATGCTGGACCTGCTGGGACAGCATCTGGAGGTGCCCGTCGCGGCGCTCCTGGGCGACGGGCAGCAGCGCGACTCGGTACGGGTCCTGGGCTATCTGTTCTACGTCGGCGACCCCGACCGGACCGATCTGGAGTACGTCCGGGAACCCGGCGCCGACGCCGAGTGGTACCGCATCCGCCACGAGGAGGCGCTGACCCCCGAGGCGATCGTCCGCCAGGCCGAGGCCACCTACGACCTCTACGGCTTCGCGGACTTCAAGCTCAAGGGCGGGGTCCTGGAGGGAAACGAGGAGGTCAAGGCGGTACGGGCGCTCAAGGAGCGGTTCCCCGAGGCCCGTATCACCCTCGACCCCAACGGCGCCTGGTCGCTGCGCGAGGCGATCGAACTGTGCCGGCCGCTGCTCGGCACGCTCGCCTACGCCGAGGACCCGTGCGGCGCCGAGGACGGCTACTCCGGCCGGGAGATCCTGGCCGAGTTCCGGCGCGCCACCGGGCTGCCCACGGCCACCAACATGATCGCCACGGACTGGCGGCAGATGACCCACGCGCTGGCGCTGCAGTCCGTCTCCATCCCGCTGGCCGACCCCCACTTCTGGACCATGCAGGGGTCGGTACGGGTGGCCCAGCTCTGCCATGAGATGGGGCTGACCTGGGGCTGCCACTCCAACAACCACTTCGACATCTCCCTGGCCATGGTGGCCCACTGCGGAGCCGCCGCCCCGGGCGCGTACAACGCCCTGGACACCCACTGGATCTGGCAGGAGGGGCTGGAGCGGCTGACCGTCGAGCCGCCGCGGATCGCCGGTGGTGAGATCGCCATCCCGGACGCCCCCGGGCTGGGGATCCGGCTCGACCGCGACCGGCTCCTCGCCGCCCACGCCCTCTACCAGGAGAAGGCGCTGGGGGCGCGGGACGACGCGGTCGGCATGCGCTACCTCATTCCGGGCTGGACCTTCGACAACAAGCGTCCCTGCCTGGTGCGCTAG
- a CDS encoding roadblock/LC7 domain-containing protein, producing MRLTLRQRTERKWLLAAEPEVLEELRRLRARVTHVTGALAATSDGVVLAHDTATVEPEGVAALTAAALGVAQSLAGATGRGSFRELLVRGENGYVATYAAGSTAVLTVLAGDRTNVGRLHMEARRSGARLADLMGVALSRAEQP from the coding sequence ATGAGGCTCACCCTGCGGCAGCGCACGGAGCGGAAGTGGCTGCTGGCCGCCGAGCCCGAAGTGCTGGAGGAGCTGCGCCGGCTGCGGGCCCGGGTGACCCATGTGACCGGCGCCCTCGCCGCCACCAGCGATGGCGTGGTGCTGGCGCATGACACGGCCACCGTCGAGCCCGAGGGCGTAGCGGCGCTCACCGCCGCGGCCCTCGGGGTGGCGCAGTCGCTGGCGGGTGCCACCGGGCGGGGCTCCTTCCGCGAGCTGCTGGTCCGCGGTGAGAACGGCTACGTGGCCACCTACGCCGCGGGGTCCACGGCCGTGCTGACCGTACTGGCCGGTGACCGCACCAACGTCGGCCGCCTCCATATGGAGGCCCGGCGCTCGGGCGCCCGACTCGCCGATCTGATGGGCGTCGCCCTCAGCCGGGCCGAGCAGCCCTGA
- a CDS encoding LysR substrate-binding domain-containing protein has translation MFTLMQLTSFVTVAEELHFTRAAERLKMTQPPLSRQIQLLETELRVQLLERTNRSVRLTPAGRAFLTEARRILRQSEHAALAAQQVATGEAGSIAIGFTAASAHSVLGTLLEIARAAMPGAEITLREMVTRDQLEAVTEQSLDLGLVRPAVTGPDLRSRPAARERLLAALPTGHPLAAGDGPLKVADFDGQELLMYSPIEARYFNELLISIFRAAHATPVFAQYLSQVHTILALVNGGWGVALVPETAARPRYPNTVFKSVELTTPEPVELNLVWRKNNDNPALHALLRHAAALLPDRGARPA, from the coding sequence TTGTTCACGCTCATGCAACTCACCAGCTTTGTGACGGTCGCCGAGGAGCTGCATTTCACCCGGGCCGCGGAGCGGCTGAAGATGACCCAGCCGCCGCTGAGCCGCCAGATCCAGCTGCTGGAGACCGAGTTGCGGGTCCAGTTGCTGGAGCGCACCAACCGCTCGGTGCGGCTCACCCCCGCGGGACGCGCCTTCCTCACCGAGGCCCGCCGCATCCTGCGCCAGTCCGAGCACGCCGCGCTCGCCGCCCAGCAGGTGGCCACGGGCGAGGCGGGGAGCATCGCCATCGGCTTCACGGCGGCCAGTGCCCACTCCGTGCTGGGCACACTGCTGGAGATCGCCCGTGCGGCCATGCCGGGCGCGGAGATCACCCTGCGCGAGATGGTCACCCGTGACCAGCTGGAGGCCGTCACCGAGCAGAGCCTGGACCTGGGTCTGGTGCGGCCCGCGGTCACCGGACCGGATCTGCGCTCCCGGCCCGCGGCCCGGGAGCGGCTGCTGGCCGCCCTGCCGACCGGACATCCGCTGGCGGCGGGCGACGGGCCGCTGAAGGTGGCCGACTTCGACGGGCAGGAACTGCTGATGTACTCGCCCATCGAGGCGCGCTACTTCAACGAGCTGCTCATCAGCATCTTCCGGGCCGCACACGCCACCCCGGTCTTCGCCCAGTACCTGAGCCAGGTCCACACCATCCTGGCGCTGGTGAACGGCGGCTGGGGAGTGGCCCTGGTCCCGGAGACCGCCGCCCGGCCGCGCTACCCCAACACCGTCTTCAAATCGGTGGAGTTGACCACTCCGGAGCCGGTAGAACTCAACCTCGTGTGGCGCAAGAACAATGACAACCCGGCCCTGCACGCGCTTCTCCGCCACGCGGCCGCCCTTCTCCCCGACCGAGGAGCCCGACCGGCTTGA
- a CDS encoding LysR substrate-binding domain-containing protein, whose amino-acid sequence MNLSLQQLRGFVAVAEEQHFGRAAARLNMTQPPLTRQIQALERALDVVLFERTGRGARITAAGRVFLDHCHRVLALLDAAPTATRRAAEGRTGTLRLAFTAIGAYAILADVLDLVKRHLPDVTVELTELVSPDQFAALSELRIDLGLVRPPIPEGYASLLVHSEDLVLAVPSGHPLAHDHDDTPVALTDAADDYIGYSPEGSRYLHDICAAMIGVDRYAVSQLTSQVPTMLALVRAGLGCALIPRSIMAMGVHGVRYRELAPADAHSVTLHACWSPDSPNPALQRLVDVLSQERPGGGCEIDHMRR is encoded by the coding sequence ATGAACCTCTCCCTGCAGCAGCTCCGCGGCTTCGTGGCGGTGGCGGAGGAGCAGCACTTCGGCCGTGCCGCCGCCCGCCTCAACATGACCCAGCCCCCGCTGACCCGTCAGATCCAGGCGCTGGAACGCGCCCTGGACGTCGTCCTGTTCGAGCGCACCGGACGGGGCGCCCGGATCACCGCCGCGGGCCGGGTCTTCCTCGACCACTGCCACCGGGTGCTGGCCCTGCTGGACGCGGCGCCGACCGCCACCCGCCGCGCCGCCGAGGGCCGCACCGGCACCCTGCGGCTGGCCTTCACCGCGATCGGCGCGTACGCCATCCTGGCCGACGTGCTGGACCTGGTGAAGCGGCATCTCCCCGATGTCACCGTCGAGTTGACCGAACTGGTCAGCCCCGATCAGTTCGCCGCCCTTTCGGAGCTGCGCATCGACCTGGGTCTGGTGCGGCCGCCCATCCCCGAGGGGTACGCCTCGCTCCTGGTCCACTCCGAGGACCTCGTCCTCGCGGTCCCCTCCGGCCATCCACTGGCCCATGACCACGATGACACCCCCGTCGCCCTGACCGACGCGGCCGACGACTACATCGGTTACAGCCCCGAGGGCTCCCGCTATCTGCACGACATCTGCGCCGCGATGATCGGCGTGGACCGCTACGCCGTCAGCCAGTTGACCTCCCAGGTCCCCACCATGCTCGCCCTGGTCCGCGCGGGCCTGGGCTGCGCCCTGATCCCCCGCTCGATCATGGCGATGGGCGTCCACGGCGTGCGCTACCGCGAACTGGCCCCGGCCGACGCCCACTCCGTCACCCTCCACGCCTGCTGGAGCCCGGACAGCCCCAACCCGGCGCTCCAGCGACTGGTGGACGTCCTCAGCCAGGAGCGCCCGGGAGGCGGCTGTGAGATAGACCATATGCGGCGGTGA
- a CDS encoding MFS transporter, translated as MTPRTSGGLLRRHRDFRLLWCGETAGKYGAAVTGVAMPLIAVSTLHADTFEVGLLAAATWAPWLLIGLPVGAWVDRLPRRPVMVAAAAVSLVLFASVPVAARSGLLSVGLLLAVALLTGTATVFFQTAYSAYLAGLLDPADQPEGNAKLHGSASAAQIAGQGSGGLIAQLAGAVNGMFVNAATFLVSLLCLTGIRFREPRVPRAERPPRALVREVAEGLRLIAGDQWLRTLTLFAAASNLALMGYQSIRVVFLVRTVGLSPGLVGGLAAAVSLGGVAGAFCARRVAARVGDARATLLFELGLAVGALFMPMTTGGPGMALFVAGGFCVSAGVVAGNVIKASFQQRYCPPELLGRLTATSAFVSYGTLPLGALLGGALGTALGLRAAMWITTAGIPLAGLILLFSPIRRSRDLPASAPPRPRHEAPATP; from the coding sequence TTGACTCCCAGAACCTCCGGTGGCCTGCTGCGGCGCCACCGCGACTTCCGGCTGCTGTGGTGCGGTGAGACCGCGGGGAAGTACGGTGCGGCCGTCACCGGTGTGGCGATGCCCCTGATCGCCGTCTCCACGCTGCACGCGGACACCTTCGAGGTCGGTCTGCTGGCCGCCGCCACATGGGCCCCCTGGCTGCTCATCGGCCTCCCGGTGGGGGCGTGGGTCGACCGGCTGCCCAGAAGGCCGGTCATGGTGGCCGCCGCCGCGGTCTCGCTGGTGCTGTTCGCGTCCGTCCCGGTGGCCGCCCGGTCCGGGCTGCTGAGCGTCGGGCTGCTGCTGGCCGTCGCCCTGCTGACGGGTACGGCGACGGTCTTCTTCCAGACCGCCTACAGCGCCTATCTCGCCGGTCTCCTGGACCCCGCCGACCAGCCCGAGGGCAATGCCAAACTGCACGGCAGCGCGTCCGCCGCGCAGATCGCCGGCCAGGGCTCCGGCGGTCTGATCGCACAGTTGGCGGGCGCGGTGAACGGGATGTTCGTCAACGCCGCGACCTTTCTGGTCTCCCTTCTCTGCCTGACCGGCATCCGCTTCCGCGAACCGCGCGTCCCCCGGGCCGAACGCCCGCCCCGGGCGCTGGTCCGCGAGGTGGCCGAGGGACTGCGGCTGATCGCCGGCGACCAATGGCTGCGCACCCTGACGCTCTTCGCGGCCGCGTCCAATCTGGCGCTGATGGGATACCAGTCGATCCGGGTGGTCTTCCTGGTCCGGACCGTCGGTCTGTCACCGGGGCTGGTCGGTGGCCTCGCCGCGGCCGTCAGCCTCGGAGGCGTCGCCGGGGCGTTCTGCGCCCGCCGCGTGGCCGCCCGGGTCGGCGACGCACGGGCGACGCTCCTGTTCGAACTGGGGCTGGCCGTGGGCGCCCTGTTCATGCCGATGACCACCGGGGGGCCGGGGATGGCGCTGTTCGTGGCGGGCGGTTTCTGCGTCAGCGCCGGTGTGGTGGCCGGCAATGTGATCAAGGCGAGCTTCCAGCAGCGCTACTGCCCGCCGGAGCTCCTCGGCCGGCTCACCGCCACCTCGGCGTTCGTCAGCTATGGAACGCTGCCCCTCGGGGCCCTGCTCGGCGGTGCGCTCGGCACCGCGCTGGGCCTGCGCGCCGCCATGTGGATCACCACGGCGGGCATTCCGCTCGCCGGGCTGATCCTGCTCTTCTCCCCCATCCGGCG
- a CDS encoding DUF4142 domain-containing protein: MRSRYFVTGTSLLIGSVVVTLGVIMSPVLTGVQQTNQTNLAKTSTTQYGPLTGADRDFVVKVRLAGLWEYPVGELAIKKGTTAAVKTAGEHLVVGHAQLDDASRDIAPKLGITLPNKPTPQQQGFLDTLTAATGKNFDSQMAQILRITHGQIFSSIAKIRATSKNTLVRQLATQANNTVLDHITQMENTGMVDYERLPAQITATPTQGPNFTKPVLPKPGEPMVVLKKPASLEGKGEPPTASPPAPVDDAPGSSASPATPGATSSPSAPAVP; encoded by the coding sequence ATGCGATCCCGGTACTTCGTGACAGGTACCTCCCTCCTCATAGGTTCCGTGGTGGTCACCCTCGGTGTGATCATGTCGCCCGTCCTGACGGGTGTGCAGCAGACGAACCAGACGAACCTGGCGAAGACGAGCACGACGCAGTACGGACCGCTCACCGGCGCCGACCGGGACTTCGTGGTCAAGGTCCGGCTCGCCGGGCTGTGGGAGTACCCCGTCGGTGAGCTGGCCATCAAGAAGGGCACCACGGCGGCGGTGAAGACAGCCGGTGAACACCTGGTCGTGGGGCATGCGCAACTGGACGACGCCTCACGGGACATCGCACCCAAACTCGGCATCACCCTGCCCAACAAGCCCACACCGCAGCAGCAGGGGTTCCTGGACACCCTGACGGCCGCCACGGGCAAGAACTTCGACAGCCAGATGGCCCAGATCCTGCGCATCACCCACGGCCAGATCTTCAGCTCCATCGCCAAGATCCGGGCGACCAGCAAGAACACCCTGGTGCGTCAGCTCGCCACCCAGGCCAACAACACGGTGCTGGATCACATCACGCAGATGGAGAACACCGGGATGGTCGACTACGAGCGGCTTCCCGCCCAGATCACCGCGACCCCGACCCAGGGTCCGAACTTCACCAAGCCGGTGCTGCCCAAGCCCGGTGAGCCCATGGTCGTCCTGAAGAAGCCGGCCTCGCTCGAGGGCAAGGGTGAACCCCCCACGGCGTCCCCGCCCGCCCCGGTCGACGACGCGCCGGGCTCGTCGGCCTCCCCGGCCACTCCGGGCGCCACCTCCTCCCCCTCCGCGCCCGCCGTTCCGTAA
- a CDS encoding mandelate racemase/muconate lactonizing enzyme family protein, whose amino-acid sequence MSRITAVEVFPVAVPFARRFVLGSGAVGTPDQAGSVIFVKLTTEDGVVGWGEQRALPSWSYETAETIAVVIKRHLAPILLELTPFDVELFHARASRLLSPSVSNGFPFARAAVDIALHDAAGKLAGLPVHALLGGKLRDTVPLCSAIGVGEPAAVREHAQQSSDYTAYKVKIGGDPAADTAAITAVAEVAAGKPLWLDANQSYRPTALTRLMGAVREVPHLTCVEQPVPGTDTLGLRRVRDLIGLPVAIDEGSFTAQDLARTLRLDAADLVVVKICKSGGLRNALKTAQVALASGLEVLASGLTDCGIGFAAALHLFSQLELALPAELNGPELLADLYVENLDIVAATATVPSGPGLGVEVDEERIRAESLDMAWS is encoded by the coding sequence ATGTCGCGTATCACGGCGGTCGAGGTCTTCCCCGTGGCCGTGCCCTTCGCCCGGCGGTTCGTACTGGGCAGCGGCGCCGTCGGCACCCCCGATCAGGCCGGGTCGGTCATCTTCGTCAAGCTGACCACCGAGGACGGGGTGGTCGGCTGGGGCGAGCAGCGCGCCCTGCCCAGCTGGAGCTATGAGACCGCCGAGACGATCGCCGTCGTCATCAAGCGCCATCTGGCCCCCATCCTCCTCGAACTCACCCCGTTCGACGTGGAGTTGTTCCACGCCCGGGCGAGCCGCCTGCTGAGCCCGTCGGTGTCCAACGGCTTTCCGTTCGCCCGCGCCGCGGTGGACATCGCCCTGCACGACGCGGCCGGCAAACTGGCCGGGCTGCCGGTCCACGCCCTGCTGGGCGGCAAGCTCCGGGACACCGTGCCGCTCTGCTCGGCCATCGGGGTGGGCGAGCCCGCCGCCGTCCGCGAGCACGCCCAGCAGTCCTCGGACTACACCGCCTACAAGGTGAAGATCGGCGGCGACCCCGCGGCGGACACCGCGGCCATCACCGCTGTCGCGGAGGTCGCCGCGGGCAAACCCCTCTGGCTGGACGCCAATCAGTCCTACCGGCCGACCGCCCTCACCCGCCTGATGGGCGCCGTGCGCGAGGTGCCGCACCTGACGTGCGTGGAGCAGCCCGTGCCGGGCACCGACACCCTCGGCCTGCGCCGGGTGCGGGACCTGATCGGCCTGCCGGTGGCCATCGACGAGGGCAGCTTCACCGCCCAGGACCTCGCCCGCACCCTGCGCCTGGACGCCGCCGACCTGGTGGTCGTCAAGATCTGCAAATCCGGCGGGCTGCGCAACGCCCTGAAGACCGCCCAGGTCGCACTGGCGAGCGGCCTTGAGGTGCTGGCCAGCGGGCTGACCGACTGCGGCATCGGCTTCGCGGCCGCGCTGCACCTCTTCAGCCAGCTGGAACTGGCCCTGCCCGCCGAACTGAACGGACCGGAGCTGCTGGCCGACCTCTACGTGGAGAACCTGGACATCGTCGCGGCCACCGCCACCGTCCCCTCCGGCCCCGGGCTCGGCGTCGAGGTCGACGAGGAACGCATCCGCGCCGAATCCCTGGACATGGCCTGGTCCTGA
- a CDS encoding gluconate:H+ symporter: MPLVVVGISVAILLFLMTKLKLNGFIALLLVAVGVALVQGVEMEKIPDVLGEGVGGQIGDTMLVVGLGAMVGRVMGDCGAAQRIANTLIDTFGLRWVQVAMVVTAMLIGVTMFYEVAFVIIVPVAFTIVRVTRKNLLWVGLPMSIALSTMHSFLPPHPGPTAVASTFNASVGLTLFYGLFIAVPAGALIALVWPRLPFVRRMDPEIPKGLVSERTFTEEEMPGLGWSLSVALVPVVLIAGAAVTDMAVSGSSPVLHFVTFIGSAPIALLLTLLLAVWAFGPRIGRSLSEVSASCNSAAQAMAMILLVIGAGGAFKQVLVEGGISDYIKDLTDDWSISPIILAWLIAVVLRVALGSATVAVVTAAGVVQPLLENSGVHPELMVLAVSCGSIAFSHVNDPGFWMFKEYFNLSVIDAIKARTTYTTVLAVLGLGGVLAVEAALEALNV, translated from the coding sequence ATGCCTCTAGTCGTCGTCGGAATCAGCGTGGCGATCCTGCTGTTCCTCATGACCAAGCTGAAGCTCAACGGCTTCATCGCCCTGCTCCTCGTGGCCGTCGGCGTCGCGCTGGTGCAGGGGGTCGAGATGGAGAAGATCCCCGATGTCCTCGGAGAGGGCGTCGGGGGTCAGATCGGCGACACCATGCTCGTCGTCGGTCTGGGCGCCATGGTCGGCCGGGTCATGGGCGACTGCGGCGCGGCCCAGCGCATAGCCAACACCCTCATCGACACCTTCGGACTGCGCTGGGTCCAGGTGGCGATGGTGGTCACCGCCATGCTCATCGGCGTGACCATGTTCTACGAGGTGGCCTTCGTCATCATCGTGCCGGTGGCGTTCACCATCGTCCGGGTCACCCGCAAGAACCTGCTGTGGGTCGGCCTTCCGATGTCCATCGCCCTGTCCACCATGCACAGCTTCCTGCCGCCCCACCCCGGGCCCACCGCGGTGGCCTCGACCTTCAACGCCTCCGTCGGCCTGACCCTGTTCTACGGGCTGTTCATCGCCGTTCCGGCCGGTGCGCTGATCGCCCTGGTGTGGCCGCGCCTTCCGTTCGTCCGCCGGATGGACCCCGAGATCCCCAAGGGCCTGGTCAGCGAGCGCACCTTCACCGAGGAGGAGATGCCGGGCCTCGGCTGGTCGCTGTCGGTGGCCCTGGTCCCGGTGGTGCTGATCGCCGGCGCCGCGGTGACCGACATGGCCGTGTCCGGCTCCAGCCCGGTCCTGCACTTCGTCACCTTCATCGGATCCGCGCCGATCGCGCTGCTGCTGACCCTGCTGCTGGCGGTGTGGGCGTTCGGCCCGCGGATCGGCCGCAGCCTGTCCGAGGTCAGCGCCTCCTGCAACTCCGCCGCCCAGGCGATGGCGATGATCCTGCTGGTCATCGGGGCCGGTGGCGCGTTCAAGCAGGTCCTGGTCGAGGGTGGGATATCCGACTACATCAAGGACCTCACCGACGACTGGTCCATCTCGCCGATCATCCTCGCCTGGCTCATCGCCGTCGTCCTGCGGGTGGCGCTCGGATCCGCCACGGTCGCCGTGGTCACCGCCGCCGGTGTGGTGCAGCCGCTCCTGGAGAACAGCGGGGTCCACCCCGAGCTGATGGTCCTCGCCGTCTCCTGCGGATCGATCGCCTTCAGCCATGTGAACGACCCCGGCTTCTGGATGTTCAAGGAGTACTTCAACCTCTCCGTCATCGACGCCATCAAGGCGCGCACCACCTACACCACCGTGCTCGCGGTCCTCGGCCTCGGCGGCGTGCTGGCCGTCGAGGCCGCCCTCGAAGCACTCAATGTCTGA
- a CDS encoding L-talarate/galactarate dehydratase: MVTTSHTATHAAQQAGEATLDRVSWIRVSSVVLPLATPISDAKVLTGRQKPMTEVAFLFVELATEEGHEGIGFSYSKRAGGPGQFAHAQEIAPTLLGEDPSDIAKIWTKLVWAGASVGRSGLSTQAIAAFDIALWDLKAKRAGLPLAKLLGAHRDTVRCYNTSGGFLHTPTEELLENATASLASGIGGIKIKVGQPDGKEDLCRLTAVREHLGDGVPLMVDANQQWDRPTAQRMGRAFEEFGLVWIEEPLDAYDAAGHAALAASLDTSVATGEMLASVAEHWELIRHNAADIIQPDAPRIGGITQFLKLATLAEQHHLQLAPHFAMEIHLHLAAAYPQEPWVEHFDWLEPLFNERLEIRDGRMRVSARPGLGITLSEQARAWTGAKAEFGAR, from the coding sequence GTGGTGACCACATCGCATACGGCAACGCACGCCGCGCAGCAGGCAGGTGAGGCGACCCTCGACCGGGTCTCCTGGATCCGAGTGTCCTCGGTCGTCCTTCCCCTGGCCACACCCATCAGCGACGCCAAGGTGCTCACCGGGCGCCAGAAGCCGATGACGGAAGTGGCCTTCCTCTTCGTCGAACTCGCCACCGAGGAGGGACACGAGGGCATCGGCTTCAGCTACTCCAAGCGCGCCGGAGGGCCCGGCCAGTTCGCCCACGCCCAGGAGATCGCGCCCACCCTCCTCGGCGAGGACCCCAGCGACATCGCCAAGATCTGGACGAAACTGGTGTGGGCCGGCGCCTCCGTGGGCCGCAGCGGACTGTCCACCCAGGCGATCGCGGCCTTCGACATCGCCCTGTGGGACCTCAAGGCCAAGCGGGCCGGGCTGCCGCTGGCCAAGCTGCTGGGCGCACACCGCGACACCGTCCGCTGCTACAACACCTCCGGTGGCTTTCTGCACACGCCGACCGAGGAACTGCTGGAGAACGCGACGGCGTCCCTGGCCAGCGGAATCGGCGGCATCAAGATCAAGGTGGGCCAGCCGGACGGCAAGGAGGACCTGTGCCGGCTGACCGCCGTACGGGAGCACCTGGGCGACGGCGTACCGCTCATGGTGGACGCCAATCAGCAGTGGGACCGGCCCACCGCACAGCGCATGGGGCGCGCCTTCGAGGAGTTCGGCCTGGTCTGGATCGAGGAGCCGCTGGACGCCTATGACGCGGCCGGCCACGCGGCCCTCGCCGCCTCGCTGGACACCTCCGTGGCCACCGGGGAGATGCTGGCCAGCGTGGCCGAACACTGGGAGCTGATACGCCACAACGCGGCGGACATCATCCAGCCCGACGCACCGCGCATCGGCGGCATCACCCAGTTCCTGAAGCTGGCCACTCTCGCCGAGCAGCACCATCTGCAACTCGCCCCGCACTTCGCGATGGAGATCCACCTCCATCTCGCGGCCGCCTATCCGCAGGAGCCGTGGGTGGAGCACTTCGACTGGCTGGAGCCGCTGTTCAACGAGCGGCTGGAGATCCGCGACGGCCGGATGCGGGTGTCCGCACGGCCCGGGCTCGGCATCACCCTCAGCGAGCAGGCCCGCGCCTGGACGGGTGCCAAGGCGGAGTTCGGGGCCCGATAA